The Onychomys torridus chromosome 12, mOncTor1.1, whole genome shotgun sequence genomic interval agcaaaaacaaaaaacaacagacaGTGGCAACAGGGTaaaaatggcagcctatagaatgggaaaagatcttcactaactgcatatctgacagagggttgatctccaaaatatataaagagctcaagaaactgacataaaaaaaatccaattaaaaattaggcacagatctaaacagaattctcaacagaagaatctcaaatggctgagatatACTTAAAGAATTGTCCAACATCCTTAACCTtcagggaaatgaaaaccaaaacaactctgTGATTCCATCTTactctagtcagaatggctaagaccaaaaacactaGTGGCAGCTCATGcatgtgaggatgtggagcaaggggaactgtaaatggaggcttttctctgtctcaccttgtcctgcagctgtttccaaataatcactcagaggcttatattaactatagATGTTTGGCTGATGAATCAGGCTTGCTTCTAAcaagctcttacaacttaaattaacccatttctattaatctatattttgccacatgtctcatggctttacttgtgttctaatacatcttgtttctccagcagctggctggcagctgccctgactctgtccttcagTTTGATAGTACTGCCTGACCTTATTCTGTCTCACCATTGACCAATcagctttacttatcaaccaatgaaagcaacacatatttacagtgcacaaaaagaccatcccacagcagggaacaCTCCCCCATTGTGGTGGAaacacaaacttgtacagccacactggaaataaatATGACAGTTTTtaaactggaaatcaatctaccttaagacccagctatatcactcctgggcatatactcaaaagagATTCcgtcctaccacaaagacacttgctcagctttgtccatagcagttttattcatcatagctagaaactggaaacaacccagatgtccctcaacaaagaatggataaagaaaatccatttacacaatggattattactcagctttaaaaaaaaaatcataaattctgcaggcaaatgaatggactAGAAAAACCATCttattgaggtaacccagacccagaaagacaaacatgtcatgtatttataagtggatattaactatacaataaaggataatcatgctacaattcacagacccagaaaggctaagtaacaaggagaacTCAGGGACAGTTGCGTGAATCtccctccctgggaaggggatatAGAACAGATATTGTGGGTGGAtttggggcaggtggggatgggaataggAGGGATCATGTGGAGGggtgatagagagagacagagtacTGGAGAGACAACTGGAACTTGTGGGCAATCCAGGGGCAAGGtaggaaacctagtgcaatgaaaACTCCTAAGAATCTATTAGGGTGACCGAAtttaagactcctagtaatgggggatatggagtctGAGCTGACCATCTCATATAACCAGGCAAGTCTTCAAATGGAGAGGTTGGGACTCCAAGCCAGttacaaaaccttcaacctacaatttgtcctgctagcaagatgtgctggggtaagggtggcacagaaattgtgagaGTGACCAGTCAATGACTGATCCcacttgagacccatgccataagagggagcccacccctgacactgcttggagaaaccagaggctggacatcccagagacctaggataaaactaAACAAGCCCAAGGgaggaaaaagtaaatgaaatgtttcctgatgatattctgctatacttatagacaGGAACCTGGAATAATTCCCATCAGAGAGGCTCCATCtgcaattgatggaaacagatgtagacacCCAAAGCCAAAGATTAGACAGAACTCAGTGAATCcttcagaagagggggagaaaggattgtagcaGCCAGAGCAGTCAAGGAAACCCCACAAAACCCCACAGAATTggacttggggatttagctcagtggtagagtgcttgcctagcaagcacaaggccctgggttcggtcctcagctctggaaaaaaacaacacagaattAATAAACCTGGACTGATAGGAGCTTACAGAAACTGAACCAaccaccagggagcctgcatggaactgacctaggctctctgcatatgcAATAGTTGTATAACTTGATAGTTTTATGGGGCCTATAACACAGGGAGCAGGGACTGTTTCTGATGCTTttacctgctttggggacccttttcctcctactggagtgcctcatccagccttaatatgaggggaggtgcctaaTCTTACTGCAAATTGATATGCAATATTTGGTTGATATTTCTgagaggcctgtccttttctgaagggaaacggagaaggagaggaagagatgagggactaggagaggaaggaggggaaactgtggtcacaatgtaatatatgagagaataaattaataaaaaactttaaaaaggagaACTACTGAAACCAGACATATAGCAGGGGACTCCCTGCTTGGTGGCCTGGGAAGGCCATTGGGCAAAGCtctgaaggtgaagcctggattgtatTAAAGACCCCACAATGCTGGAAATGAAAGAGCCAAGGATTGCTACACACAGAGAACAGAACCATCTCAAAAGAATGAAGTGTTTTGCAGTCAGAAAAGCTGGAAGGGCAAAGCCATCTAAGCccttgacatcagacatggagttaAAGGATTTGGTGTTTGACCTGTTAGGTTTCAGTCTTGACTTTATAGTGGGTAGTAGTTAAGAGAACATCTTGAGTCTTAGGAGAGGCTGGACTTTTCAATAGTCTTGAAACTGaaagactatgaggacttttgaaatTAGAGTGAATGCACTGCAATATGACCAAAAGCCTATGGAGGCTAGGGAGTACAATatggtggttttaatgagaatgccctccataggctcatatatttgattgCTTGATCCTTGAAGGAACTAGTTGAGAAGgactaggaagtgtggctttgttgaaggaggtgtgtctctgggggtaggctttgaagtttcaaaagctcatgccattcccagttagctaagttctctctctctctctctctctctctctctctctctctctctctctctctgtgtgtgtgtgtgtgtgtgtcctctctgtctgtgtgtgtctgtgtctcctctctgtctctgtctctgtctctgtctctctctctctctctctgtgtgtgtgtgtgtgtgtgtgtgtgtgtgtgtgtctgtctgtctgtctgtctgtctgtctgtctctcctctctatctctgcttcttgcttgtggatcagatgtaagctctcaactactgcttcAGCATCACACTGGCCTGCCTATtgctatgctccctgccataatggcCATGGGCtataaccctctggaactgtcagcccagaataaatgctttctttcatgagttgccttggtcatggtgttttgtcatagcaaagaAAAGGAACTAAGAAACCAAACCTCAGTGAAGAATTCATGCCTAGTACCTTGACTGCTCATTCTGGTCTCTTCCTTGCTGGGATACTCTTGCTACAAGCCTCATCTTGGGGCATGTGAGAAAACTCTTTACCTGCCTGCCCACTGGACAGGATGAATTTGAGGATGAAAggttatgaaaaaaaaagaaaagaaaccctttTCCAGAGCTGGAATTGCCCCAATGCTTCACTGTGGGTGAACTGAAAACTAAATCTTAAGGAGATGGGGCATGTGTAGTCTTCAGGCAGATGcttctggatttgtttttctaTACTCCGAAATAAATCCAATATGAGGCAAcggttttaaaaatagaattttggcATCACTGCATTTTACATAAAACTAACACTCTTATTGGGGAGAAAAGTAGGAACTTTATATGCATCCATATTTTTCATTCTATATCATGAAAAGGAGTTTTGTCAGTCAGCATAGAAGCTTTCTTTGGAAACTACATAACACACAGACAGCTAAAAATTCATGAAACACATAATAATTTTCACAATCTCAAATATCCTTATTAAGGGATAAAAGAGAGCTATTAGAGTTTCCTCTATGCCAGGGTGATAGAGTAAGGGTGGTGAGGCCAGGCACCTCTCCAGAAAGCCAACTTCATGGCACACATTCCCCAACTCTCTGGTCTGTGGACTAGGAACATTCCATGTAAACAAAAAATTTTGGCAACTGAGTATAGTGAAAAGTGAACAGAACCAGACAATTGCTTGGTGCTTCAAATACCTTTTGTTTCTACCAGATTAACAGACATCACCAGGTTTCCCAGAATCCAGCAGTACCCAATTCTAACTTCCCCTATTCCTACTGCCTCAGCTCCTTAACAAAGACCCTAAAGTGACACAGCAGTGAATGGGGAGTTGAAGGTATTTATCTTAGAGCCACCAAAATGTACACATCTCCTTTCATTTCAAAtcacagaaacaatgaaaaagcaaACTTCTGAGAGTAACTTTGATCAAAAGATGGCACGTCACCTATTATGAAAAGTTTTAACAAACCTTTGTTGCAACGCCCAAACACCATTAGCCTGCCCTATTTGCAGCTTACCTACATGTAGCCTGTGGACGGTAAGTAATGTATGCTCAGTTGAAGAGACATTGCACAAGTATTCCCCACTGTCTGAAGGATTAAGATACTTCAATGTTATGGGGAAGGCACTGTGACTTCTCAGCTCTTTATTCTGTGAGAATCGGCGGTCATTAGCAGTTCTGTTCTGTGCAGAGTTCAGATGCCAATCCAAGACATTTTCTCCTTTGGACCAATTAACATGGAAGTCTTGATTTTGCAGAGAGAAATTGCTGCTGACTCTACACCAGAGTGAGATGGACTCACTTTGAGTCATCCAATGACTAcctaacaacagaaacaaaaaggaaactagTGAAGACCAAACTGACGGATGAATTTTCTAAATTACACTTAAGATTAGGAAGGAACACAAACTGCAGTATTTATGTCTGTGGGGAAAACTTTCTGATATTTGTATTGTAGAGTTTCATATGAGAAAAGCTGtcctgtttctattttaaaatttttccctaAGGTTATATTAGACCTTCGCATTGTGCTGGAATGGGGTCTTCCAGGGAGGAAAGCTCCTGGATTTTAACTCCTCCAACCTGAAGAATCACTCTGGAACACTGCACCTGCTGCAGAGTCTggcaacttgagttcaattcctggaatctccatagtggaaggagagaacccactcccacaaattattctctgacttccacatgcacaacATAGCATTATGTTTcccccaataaataaaataaaagtatttttaaagatcagTGCTTAAAACAcagcaataataatagtaaaaataaatcttttaactGGAGAGAATCAGGGGTTGTGATCTGCGAAAAGACACATATTTCTGTGCAGGCGGGAAATCCCGTTTGGAGGAGGAACCATAGATAGATAAAGAGACATTCATGGGCAGATCTCCAGTGTTTTCACTCAGAGTATAAACACCTAATAAGGTAGGTACTTCAATTTTATGAATACAAAACGATGCTCAGAATCAATGCAGCCAAATTATTCCATCTGCAGttgggttttctttcttgtttccttgtATATCTATCCCAGCCTCTGACATAGCACCTCTACACAGAAAGTCCAATGGAACCTACCTGCCAATGTCCACTGTCCTCTCCATGTCTGATTGAGAAGTGAATTTTCAATAACACACTCAAAAGATGAATTTGATCCCGTAATATTCAGTGTACTTTTAACACAAAAAGGACCTGGAGACCCAGTTACTTCTGTACTGCCTTCAGAGACATCTGCATTGTCCATTTTCCATGTGATACGTGGAAGAGGATAAACACTCAGGATACTGCATACTAGAAagctttctgtgttctttttttcatatttcattaaaGGTGTGTGGAAAGCTGCATGAAACACAGTGAGTTATAAAGAATTGTAGCCATTAGTTTCTTTATCACTACCTATGCAATAATGGCTAAATTTTATGAACAAGACCTCTCAGTTACTTAAAGAAAAATTCCATCCAAACTAAAACTGAAGAAGTTTAAGATTGGGTATTGTTGTCTGGGAAGAATAGAATGAATTGACATGGATACACAACAAATAATGTTCTCTACAACCTTTTATGATAAATTTAATGGCCTCACTGAGCAAGAAAATAGGGTCAAAATCTGTAGAATTCATGCGATACTCTCTACGAACTCAGCCTATTTGAGTGTTGTCTTTCTAACATACAATTATGAGTCAACATATAAGACAGTTAAATCATAGGAAGAAAGCAtaagaattaaattttaaaaatatattagaagATATCCTCCCAAAGCATGCAATGCTGTGCCTACTGCACATCACTCTATTACAGAGAATACCCTAggtgttcacacatgcacatacactcatactCAATAGTGGGCTGGAAGAGAAGTGTGATTTCTCTTCCAGCCCACTATTCTACAGCAAATATTGCAATAGAATAAGTCATATGATATCTGTGATTTCCTGGTGCATATGAAAGCAGTtctgtattatatatacaatCACTTACATATGTGCTTTATAATTACTTTGTTTCATTTGAAACAGGTTCTTTTCATGGAGTACAGTCTCACCTCAAGCCATCAATCCTATTTTTTCAGCCTCCCTAGTACTAGAATTATAAGTACATGTCACCACACTATGCTCTGTAGCAGCATTATGTCTTACAAACTATGCCCAGCCATAAATGAGACACCTATGTCACaaccctcctcccaaggctcaatGAACACTGTGGACGAAGGGGAATGAAGTCTGTAAAAGTTAGAGGTTGGGGAGGACTGTGGCAAAATAGTGTCTTTTGGACATGACAGAACAATTGCATTCATGAACTTACATGGTTGCCTGCACAAAAGACCGGCAAAactcaagccagtcaacattctacCACAGGAAAGGCAAGGCACATGACCCTACATGTCTggctgaggagctactgacagtTGATGCTGCCAGGGAAGGGATAATTTTCTTTAGGAGTATGACCCCTAGTAGGTTGGCCATAGTCTAGAAGATGGCCCCATACTCATACATATATGGGAAATGCTTATTAGATAAAGTAggttatttaaaaaggaaaaaaaaaatggaatggacACGAGTTGGGAAGGGACTATAGACCCGAAAGAAGTTAGAAACAGTAAATGGGGATTGGATATGATAAAATACATTGCACACCTGTGTAAATGAAAATagtatatgtatttaaaataataaaatacaactgAACTAACAATAAATTCATAATAGCAGTGAAATTGACTATGAAATGAAGAATATTGTCTAACATACCATGTCAATGATAAGCACACTCAACATTATCATGCCGTATCAACAAGAACTCTTGGTAGTATGATTATAAATAGGCCATGAGATTATTTCGATTATTTATCAAGTTTTAATTGGATTCTAGTTTAATTAACCATAAACTTAACAATTGGCAACCATGAGTACATTAATCATATAGTATGGCTAGGGTTATATGATAGTTACTGCAGAAAAGATAAAATCATGCAATATCAATAGTAAGTTCTATTTTATTACAAAAGACAGTTTAAATTTAGTTGAGTATTTCTTACCACCATGCTGGAAGAGATGTTTAAGACTGATGATATTCagtgttgtggtgatattgtgttccccaaaatattgtgcaccctaataaacttatctggggtcagaactgaacagccactagatatagagaccagaaaatggtggcacacatgcctttaatcctagcattcctaaggTGGAGatccagccagatctctgtgagttcaaagccacactggaaacagccaggtatggtgactcatacctttaatcccaggaagtgatggcagaaagcagaaaggtatataaggcatgaaaaccaggaactagagctggttaagcttttaggctttgagcagcacagttcggctgagatccatttggatgaggactcagaagcttccagtttaaggaaacaggatcagctgagaagttggcaaggtgaggaagctgtggcttattctgcttctctgatcttccagcattcaccccaataactggctccaggtttgttttcattaataagatctttGAAGGTTCATGCTACAAGTGTTGATAAAAGTACTAGAGAAATGAATGTCCTTATGCTGCTAATGTCATTGGAATATTAAAATCTTGCTTCTGGTACTTTTAGTTCAGATAATTTGTCATCATCTTATGTAACTATAAAGACATTCATCACAACAGATggaaaacaacagaaaccctgaaCATCCACCAGCAGGGGGGAATGGTTATACCAATCATAGCATACCCATACTATGAGATATTATGCATTGGGCACTGTCTATGATATTATACATTGAAATAATGGGGAAGATTTGTAGGAACTGACTTGAAAGGAAGATCTTAGTATATTAAGCTCAGAAGATGCTATTTCAGAATTATATCAAATTACATCATTATGCCTTACTAAAATGTACGTATACACTTACCTCCCACTTTTAGCACCACTTTGTTCACAGTAGATCTACTTCTTGTTCCCACATAGCAGGTATAAATTCCTTCATCCAGAAGGCTTAGTCTTCTGACAGTTAGAGAGGCATTCCCATTGTGAATTTCACTATGAAAGAGGGATGTCCTGTTTGCGAATCTAGGATACTGTCTTTCAAACTGGTCCATGCCATTGAAGTAACTGTGAACAATGTTATCTTGAATTTCCCAGTGAATTACAATTTCAGACTCGCTCGTAAACAGGCAAGGGAGAATTACATCTTCATCATATCTTCCAATAATGAGTTGCTCATTATTACTATTGTGGTAACTGAAGAAGGCTGGGAAGAATAGGTCTAACATGGGGAGGAGAGACAAAATGAAGAGGGTTAGAGGCAGGTGCTTGTCAGGGCTTATATCAGGACTGCCTGAGTGAACCTCCTAGAAGAATAGCCTGCCCATATCTCAAAGAGCCTGGTTTGCTAGTCATTGGCAACAAGACCTGACACTGTGATAGACTATCTTCCCACTCAGTTGAATTGAGTCAAAGTAACTGAGATTGGCAGCTGCCCAAGGCTTAAGGATATTAGTTAGTAACCCATGTGACCAACAACAGTCCTTCTCTCTCCAAATCGCTGCCAGAGGACCGGAAAGAGTGGACTGGAAAGAAGTCACCTTTATACCTACTGTGATATTAATAGTTTTGGAAGCTTGCTAGAGCCAGAAGGCCCTGCATCTGGGGAGAAATTAGTTTTGC includes:
- the Hhla2 gene encoding HERV-H LTR-associating protein 2 — encoded protein: MKARELLCFFLAVTLDPCGSRDLFFPAFFSYHNSNNEQLIIGRYDEDVILPCLFTSESEIVIHWEIQDNIVHSYFNGMDQFERQYPRFANRTSLFHSEIHNGNASLTVRRLSLLDEGIYTCYVGTRSRSTVNKVVLKVGAFHTPLMKYEKKNTESFLVCSILSVYPLPRITWKMDNADVSEGSTEVTGSPGPFCVKSTLNITGSNSSFECVIENSLLNQTWRGQWTLAGSHWMTQSESISLWCRVSSNFSLQNQDFHVNWSKGENVLDWHLNSAQNRTANDRRFSQNKELRSHSAFPITLKYLNPSDSGEYLCNVSSTEHTLLTVHRLHVVPSQVSQHLGICVSLSLLMVLAICYCIWIRKSTDSEEMCVVVIDESDNPSGHNGHKASSYSSNHS